The Saccharothrix variisporea genome has a segment encoding these proteins:
- a CDS encoding SigE family RNA polymerase sigma factor produces the protein MTADAAGAQFTVVAVSDDEEFTAYVTAALPRLRRLAYVLCGDAHRGDDVVQIAITRLYTHWRKARAADDLDAYARTVLVRAFLNEHRRRWSLVRLVGGSAELPHPLLPPPDVETREVVWTALRRVPPRARAVLVLRFVADLPVAEVARNLRCSESTVKSQTAQGLAALRRLLGKEDR, from the coding sequence ATGACCGCTGACGCCGCCGGGGCGCAGTTCACCGTCGTGGCCGTGTCCGACGACGAGGAGTTCACCGCCTACGTCACCGCGGCCCTGCCCCGACTGCGCCGGCTGGCGTACGTGCTGTGCGGCGACGCCCACCGGGGTGACGACGTCGTCCAGATCGCCATCACCCGGCTCTACACGCACTGGCGCAAGGCCCGCGCGGCGGACGACCTCGACGCCTACGCCCGGACCGTGCTGGTGCGCGCGTTCCTCAACGAGCACCGCCGCCGCTGGAGCCTGGTGCGGCTGGTGGGCGGGTCCGCCGAACTCCCCCACCCGTTGCTGCCGCCGCCTGACGTCGAGACCCGCGAGGTGGTGTGGACGGCGCTGCGCCGGGTCCCGCCGCGTGCCCGAGCGGTGCTGGTCCTGCGGTTCGTCGCCGACCTGCCCGTGGCGGAGGTGGCGCGGAACCTGCGCTGTTCGGAAAGCACCGTGAAGTCCCAGACGGCACAGGGCTTGGCGGCGCTGCGCCGCCTGCTCGGGAAGGAGGACCGATGA
- a CDS encoding proprotein convertase P-domain-containing protein produces MRRISVIALIGISLLLLPAAALPDTADRVVGSLGEEEEEEEESPFGPNGSDDWFARQRLHPGAGDIGANLARAVRGAKALRDGHSLTAQAAWQSLGPGLGGRISDIAVDPTRPDTVYAGAASGGVWKSTDGGTTFTYAWSRDLPQSTGALAVSGNGTLYVGTGEGAPGSASYSFPGNGVYRSTDAGATWQHLGLDGTDRIGRISIDPTNPDRIFVAAAGKLYQPGGPRGIYATTDGGTTWRQALAGVNTTTGGIDVSISPAEPNYVYAALWDHSRTPAGRTYGGVGTGAYRSSDGGQTWTRLGGGLPASDANNGRLGIAVAKSDPARLYVISADTTGNFQGFWTSTNRGDTWTKITNTTALSSSQSSYGWWFGRIFVDPATAHHLWVPGVPMLESSNAGGTWTSNSSAFHADQHAVAVDPRVSGRVFIGNDGGVYRSTQNGSLTGSWTKARDLSNMQFYTVAVSQQDPTRISGGLQDNGSVRSWAGWGQIYGGDGLANVIDPTNHNKVYACAQNGACVRSTDGGNSTSSFGSTTSSRRGWLTPVVLDPSNPAIVYYGGDRLNRSTNSAQSFSVISPDLTHGTWATISAIGVAKSDGRVVYAGTEDGRMWVTRDTGASWREVTAGLPARFVTRVTVDPTDANLAHVTVSGYRNGSDLAHVFRTGDGGTTWTDISGNLPDAPVNEVVQDPLDRSILYVGSDVGAFVSTNGGGNWSPLGTGLPVVPVTDLATSVASGQTVLTAATYGLGVYQIRLSGAPANDFTLSASPTSGAVDPGGTATATVTTSVVSGMAESVALSASGLPAGTTATFTPSSVTAGGSATVAITTSSSTPAGTYPVTLTGTAASATRSTTFTLTVNQVGGTCTGTNPTDVAIGDNTTVTSTIPLTCQGTASPTSSVEVHIKHTYIGDLVVTLVAPDGSAYVLHNRSGGGTDNIDKTYPVDLSSENRSGTWTLRVQDAAAQDVGTLDTWTLTL; encoded by the coding sequence ATGCGTCGCATATCGGTCATCGCCCTCATCGGCATCTCCCTGCTCCTGTTACCCGCCGCCGCCCTGCCCGACACGGCCGACCGTGTAGTGGGCTCCCTCGGCGAAGAAGAAGAAGAGGAGGAGGAAAGCCCTTTCGGCCCCAACGGCAGTGACGACTGGTTCGCCCGCCAACGCCTGCACCCCGGCGCCGGCGACATCGGCGCCAACCTCGCCCGCGCGGTCCGCGGGGCGAAAGCCCTGCGGGACGGACACTCCCTGACCGCCCAAGCCGCCTGGCAGTCCCTGGGGCCGGGGCTGGGCGGCCGGATCTCCGACATCGCCGTCGACCCCACCCGGCCCGACACCGTGTACGCGGGCGCGGCGTCCGGCGGCGTCTGGAAGAGCACCGACGGCGGCACCACGTTCACCTACGCGTGGAGCCGCGACCTGCCCCAGTCCACCGGCGCGCTGGCCGTGAGCGGCAACGGCACCCTGTACGTCGGCACGGGTGAAGGCGCGCCCGGTTCGGCGTCGTACTCCTTCCCCGGCAACGGGGTCTACCGCTCCACCGACGCCGGCGCCACCTGGCAGCACCTGGGCCTGGACGGCACCGACCGCATCGGCCGCATCTCGATCGACCCCACCAACCCCGACCGGATCTTCGTCGCCGCCGCGGGCAAGCTCTACCAGCCCGGTGGGCCGCGCGGCATCTACGCCACCACCGACGGCGGCACGACGTGGCGGCAGGCCCTGGCCGGCGTGAACACCACCACGGGCGGCATCGACGTGTCGATCAGCCCGGCCGAGCCGAACTACGTCTACGCGGCGCTGTGGGACCACAGCCGCACCCCTGCGGGCCGGACCTACGGCGGTGTCGGGACGGGCGCGTACCGGTCCTCCGATGGCGGGCAGACGTGGACGCGGTTGGGCGGTGGGTTGCCCGCGTCCGACGCGAACAACGGCCGGCTGGGCATCGCGGTCGCGAAGTCCGACCCGGCCCGGCTGTACGTGATCTCCGCCGACACCACCGGCAACTTCCAGGGCTTCTGGACCTCGACCAACCGCGGCGACACCTGGACGAAGATCACCAACACCACCGCGTTGTCGTCGTCGCAGTCGTCCTACGGCTGGTGGTTCGGCCGGATCTTCGTCGACCCGGCCACCGCGCACCACCTGTGGGTGCCGGGCGTGCCGATGCTGGAGTCCAGCAACGCGGGCGGCACGTGGACCAGCAACAGCTCGGCCTTCCACGCCGACCAGCACGCGGTGGCGGTGGACCCGAGGGTGTCCGGCCGGGTGTTCATCGGCAACGACGGCGGTGTCTACCGCTCGACCCAGAACGGCTCGCTCACCGGGTCGTGGACCAAGGCCCGCGACCTGTCGAACATGCAGTTCTACACCGTCGCCGTCTCGCAGCAGGACCCGACGCGGATCAGCGGCGGCTTACAGGACAACGGTTCCGTGCGCTCGTGGGCGGGCTGGGGCCAGATCTACGGCGGCGACGGCCTGGCCAACGTCATCGACCCGACCAACCACAACAAGGTGTACGCGTGCGCCCAGAACGGCGCGTGCGTCCGGTCCACGGACGGCGGCAACTCGACGTCGTCGTTCGGCAGCACCACGTCCTCGCGGCGCGGCTGGCTGACGCCGGTCGTGCTGGACCCGAGCAACCCCGCGATCGTGTACTACGGCGGCGACCGGCTCAACCGGTCGACCAACTCGGCCCAGTCCTTCAGCGTGATCAGCCCCGACCTCACGCACGGCACCTGGGCCACGATCAGCGCGATCGGCGTGGCCAAGAGCGACGGGCGGGTGGTGTACGCGGGCACCGAGGACGGCCGGATGTGGGTCACCCGCGACACGGGCGCTTCCTGGCGCGAGGTCACCGCCGGGCTGCCGGCGCGGTTCGTCACGCGGGTCACCGTCGACCCGACCGACGCGAACCTGGCCCACGTCACGGTGTCGGGCTACCGCAACGGTTCCGACCTGGCGCACGTGTTCCGGACCGGCGACGGCGGCACCACGTGGACCGACATCTCCGGCAACCTGCCGGACGCGCCGGTCAACGAGGTCGTCCAGGACCCGCTCGACCGCTCGATCCTGTACGTGGGCAGCGATGTGGGCGCGTTCGTGTCCACCAACGGCGGCGGCAACTGGTCCCCGCTGGGCACCGGTCTGCCGGTGGTGCCGGTGACCGACCTGGCCACGTCCGTCGCAAGTGGACAGACAGTGCTCACGGCCGCCACCTACGGGCTGGGTGTCTACCAGATCCGGCTGTCCGGCGCCCCCGCCAACGACTTCACGCTCTCGGCGTCCCCGACCTCGGGTGCCGTCGACCCGGGCGGCACGGCCACCGCGACCGTGACGACGTCCGTGGTGTCGGGGATGGCGGAGTCCGTCGCGCTGTCCGCTTCCGGCCTCCCGGCGGGCACCACGGCCACTTTCACCCCGTCGTCGGTCACGGCGGGCGGGTCGGCCACCGTCGCCATCACCACGTCGAGCTCCACGCCCGCGGGCACCTACCCGGTCACCCTGACCGGCACGGCGGCGTCGGCGACCCGCAGCACGACCTTCACCCTCACGGTGAACCAGGTCGGCGGCACGTGCACCGGCACCAACCCCACCGACGTGGCGATCGGTGACAACACCACGGTGACCTCCACGATCCCGTTGACGTGCCAGGGCACCGCCTCGCCGACGTCGTCGGTCGAGGTGCACATCAAGCACACCTACATCGGCGACCTCGTGGTGACGCTGGTCGCGCCGGACGGCAGCGCGTACGTGCTGCACAACCGGTCGGGCGGCGGCACCGACAACATCGACAAGACCTACCCGGTCGACCTGTCGAGCGAGAACCGGTCCGGCACGTGGACCCTGCGCGTGCAGGACGCCGCCGCCCAGGACGTGGGCACCCTCGACACCTGGACGCTGACCTTGTGA
- a CDS encoding ATP-binding protein has protein sequence MLDDQYRLEVLGLPADLPPVAAAAFRSRLTRGTRELFDETGLSEISLVVRREGAPPQAQEHALDLDQRMSYFRVVPPAHDFSRLVLPPDTLEELHRAVDAVRLRHLVFDTWGLRAVEPHPRTAIGLHGPPGTGKTMIAQALAAHLGKPLLPARTSQLESKYHGEGGKYLTALFEAAKRADAVLFVDEAESLLSRRFESVGQGAEHAVNTLRSELVQHLDRHEGVVVFATNLVRSYDPAISSRLHHVLVPAPDRAAREAIWAAHLSTGLPLAEDVSPAALAETGDVVGRDIKRAVIGAAVAVARRGDGVVRHADLADALARLLAQRPPAGDQVTEEERAVVAEGLRARRNGG, from the coding sequence GTGCTGGACGACCAGTACCGGCTGGAGGTGCTCGGCCTGCCCGCCGACCTGCCCCCGGTCGCGGCGGCGGCGTTCCGGAGCCGGCTGACCCGCGGCACCCGCGAGCTGTTCGACGAGACCGGGTTGAGCGAGATCAGCCTGGTGGTGCGCCGTGAGGGCGCGCCGCCGCAAGCCCAGGAGCACGCGTTGGACCTCGACCAGCGCATGTCGTACTTCCGGGTGGTGCCGCCGGCGCACGACTTCAGCCGGCTCGTGCTGCCGCCGGACACCCTGGAGGAGCTGCACCGCGCCGTCGACGCCGTGCGCCTGCGGCACCTGGTGTTCGACACGTGGGGCCTGCGGGCCGTCGAACCGCACCCGCGCACCGCCATCGGCCTGCACGGCCCGCCCGGCACGGGCAAGACCATGATCGCCCAAGCCCTCGCCGCCCACCTGGGCAAACCGCTCCTGCCCGCCCGCACCTCGCAGCTGGAGAGCAAGTACCACGGCGAAGGCGGCAAGTACCTGACCGCGTTGTTCGAGGCGGCGAAGCGGGCGGACGCCGTGCTGTTCGTGGACGAGGCCGAATCGCTGCTGTCCCGGCGGTTCGAGAGCGTCGGGCAGGGCGCCGAGCACGCCGTGAACACCCTGCGCAGCGAACTCGTGCAGCACCTGGACCGGCACGAGGGCGTGGTGGTGTTCGCGACGAACCTGGTGCGCTCCTACGACCCGGCGATCAGCAGCCGCCTGCACCACGTGCTGGTCCCCGCGCCCGACCGCGCCGCGCGCGAGGCGATCTGGGCGGCCCACCTGTCCACCGGGTTGCCGCTGGCCGAGGACGTCTCCCCGGCCGCGCTCGCGGAGACCGGTGACGTCGTGGGCCGCGACATCAAGCGGGCGGTGATCGGGGCGGCGGTGGCGGTGGCGCGCCGCGGTGACGGGGTGGTCCGGCACGCGGACCTCGCCGACGCCCTGGCCCGGCTGCTGGCCCAGCGCCCGCCGGCGGGCGACCAGGTCACCGAGGAGGAACGCGCGGTGGTCGCGGAGGGCCTGCGCGCCCGCCGCAACGGCGGCTGA
- a CDS encoding helix-turn-helix transcriptional regulator: protein MPPSRSRRELKARLGHHLAPATTAADVLARAADALLWAVPADVWCGVLLDPSTLLDTGGVHHEGFPADVMPRLFEIEHVEQDGVDNVRVLARRESPVSLLSASTGGDLASSTYYRDILAPLRLADEMRVVLRDGARTWGLLVWCRATTPFTAADLAAAHTVVAPATEALRRSFLRQGTDTGAVVDGTGLVVVDADQRITHSTSTADRLLTELQEDGRAHHATDSPHTLRALAARARTTGPRGSVRSHAKTRSGTWISLTAYAMPGDGSVTISVGPPDLTELTAIVLDAYALSPRHREVTELVLRGRSTEEIMAQLHLSRNTLNGYFTKIFDTVGVRSRSELAARVFQRHYQPHLAHPPLALDGRLLLT from the coding sequence GTGCCACCGTCCCGCTCCCGCCGCGAGCTCAAGGCCAGGCTCGGCCACCACCTGGCCCCCGCCACGACCGCCGCCGACGTCCTGGCCCGCGCCGCCGACGCCCTGCTGTGGGCGGTGCCCGCCGACGTGTGGTGCGGCGTCCTGCTCGACCCGTCCACCCTGCTGGACACCGGCGGCGTGCACCACGAGGGGTTCCCCGCCGACGTCATGCCCCGGCTGTTCGAGATCGAGCACGTCGAGCAGGACGGCGTGGACAACGTCCGCGTGCTGGCCCGGCGCGAGTCCCCGGTGAGCCTGCTGTCCGCCTCGACCGGGGGCGACCTGGCGTCGAGCACCTACTACCGCGACATCCTCGCGCCCCTGCGCCTGGCCGACGAGATGCGCGTGGTGCTGCGCGACGGCGCCCGCACGTGGGGCCTGCTGGTGTGGTGCCGCGCGACCACCCCGTTCACCGCGGCCGACCTCGCCGCCGCCCACACCGTCGTCGCACCGGCCACCGAGGCGCTGCGCCGGTCGTTCCTGCGCCAGGGCACCGACACCGGCGCCGTCGTGGACGGCACGGGCCTGGTCGTGGTGGACGCCGACCAGCGCATCACGCACAGCACCAGCACGGCCGACCGCCTGCTCACCGAACTCCAGGAGGACGGCCGAGCGCACCACGCCACCGACTCACCGCACACCCTGCGCGCCCTGGCCGCGCGAGCCCGCACCACCGGCCCGCGCGGCAGCGTCCGCTCGCACGCGAAGACCCGGTCGGGCACGTGGATCTCCCTGACCGCCTACGCGATGCCCGGCGACGGCTCGGTCACCATCTCCGTGGGTCCACCCGACCTCACCGAGCTGACGGCCATCGTCCTGGACGCCTACGCCTTGAGCCCCCGCCACCGGGAGGTCACCGAACTGGTGCTGCGCGGGCGTTCCACCGAGGAGATCATGGCCCAGCTGCACCTGTCCCGGAACACCCTGAACGGCTACTTCACCAAGATCTTCGACACGGTCGGCGTCCGCAGCCGCAGCGAACTGGCCGCCCGCGTCTTCCAACGCCACTACCAGCCCCACCTCGCCCACCCCCCGCTCGCGCTGGACGGCAGGCTCCTGCTCACCTGA
- a CDS encoding ABC transporter ATP-binding protein — protein MPESPDPADTPPRERKTAVLLALRYYGRELVRQKAMAAPALLMPALGNIGINYLAPLVVAALVGHLADGGDHTAASVLPYVLAFAGVLLLAELLWRIGIHCLNRTDGRGIERLNVVGMDELLAKDAAFFHDNFAGSLTKRVLGFASRFEEFVDTLAFSVIANLVPLVFASVVLWRYDPMLVVVLVGLILVTGFGVAPLVRRRQRLVDDREAAYARVSGHVADTLTNMETVRAFAAEHREAAEHRARVAESRRLAMRSWDYGNLRIDTLVAPMSVLTNALGLLLAVGLSDGLGVEAILVTFTYYSSATRIMFEFNQIYRRLESSLTEAAQFTELLLDPPTVLDPPAPEPLRASAGDVRFDRVDFAHAPDKPLFRGLDLDIPGGTKIGLVGRSGGGKTTLTRLLLRLMDIQGGRILVGGQDIAQLRQADLRGLIAYVPQEPAMFHRTLRDNIAFARPEATEEEIQRAARAAHVTEFAHTLPDGFDTLVGERGVKLSGGQRQRVALARAILRDAPILLLDEATSALDSESEILVQEALWRLMEGRTAIVVAHRLSTIVRMDRLVVLDQGRIVEQGTHDELLREQGTYARLWHHQSGGFLTEEEEEEHPVVRTAEQTPV, from the coding sequence GTGCCCGAATCGCCCGACCCCGCGGACACCCCACCGCGCGAACGCAAGACGGCGGTCCTGCTGGCACTGCGCTACTACGGCCGCGAACTGGTGCGACAGAAGGCGATGGCCGCACCCGCCCTGCTCATGCCGGCCCTCGGCAACATCGGCATCAACTACCTCGCACCCCTGGTGGTCGCCGCGCTGGTGGGCCACCTCGCCGACGGCGGCGACCACACCGCCGCCTCGGTGCTGCCCTACGTCCTGGCCTTCGCGGGCGTGCTGCTGCTCGCGGAGTTGTTGTGGCGCATCGGGATCCACTGCCTCAACCGCACCGACGGCCGCGGCATCGAGCGGTTGAACGTGGTGGGCATGGACGAGCTGCTGGCCAAGGACGCGGCGTTCTTCCACGACAACTTCGCGGGCTCGCTGACCAAGCGGGTGCTCGGGTTCGCCTCGCGGTTCGAGGAGTTCGTGGACACGCTGGCGTTCTCGGTGATCGCCAACCTGGTGCCGCTGGTGTTCGCGTCGGTGGTGCTGTGGCGCTACGACCCGATGCTGGTCGTGGTGCTGGTCGGCCTGATCCTGGTGACCGGGTTCGGGGTCGCGCCGCTGGTGCGCCGCCGCCAGCGGCTGGTCGACGACCGCGAGGCCGCCTACGCCCGGGTGTCCGGGCACGTGGCCGACACGCTGACCAACATGGAGACGGTCCGGGCGTTCGCCGCCGAGCACCGCGAGGCCGCCGAGCACCGGGCGCGGGTCGCGGAGTCGCGGCGCCTGGCCATGCGGTCGTGGGACTACGGCAACCTGCGCATCGACACGCTGGTCGCGCCGATGTCCGTGCTCACCAACGCCCTGGGCCTGCTGCTGGCGGTCGGCCTGAGCGACGGGCTGGGCGTCGAGGCGATCCTGGTGACGTTCACCTACTACTCCAGCGCCACGCGGATCATGTTCGAGTTCAACCAGATCTACCGGCGCCTGGAGAGCTCGCTGACCGAGGCGGCCCAGTTCACCGAACTGCTGCTGGACCCGCCGACCGTCCTGGACCCGCCCGCGCCCGAGCCGTTGCGCGCCTCCGCGGGCGACGTCCGGTTCGACCGGGTGGACTTCGCCCACGCGCCGGACAAACCCCTGTTCCGGGGCTTGGACCTGGACATCCCGGGCGGCACGAAAATCGGCCTGGTGGGGCGGTCCGGCGGCGGCAAGACCACGCTGACCCGGTTGCTGCTGCGGCTGATGGACATCCAGGGCGGGCGCATCCTGGTCGGCGGCCAGGACATCGCGCAGCTGCGCCAGGCCGACCTGCGCGGTCTGATCGCCTACGTGCCGCAGGAGCCCGCGATGTTCCACCGGACGCTGCGCGACAACATCGCGTTCGCCCGCCCGGAGGCCACCGAGGAGGAGATCCAGCGCGCCGCCCGCGCCGCCCACGTGACGGAGTTCGCCCACACCCTGCCCGACGGCTTCGACACCCTGGTCGGCGAGCGCGGCGTGAAGCTGTCCGGCGGGCAGCGCCAACGGGTCGCCCTGGCCCGCGCCATCCTGCGGGACGCGCCGATCCTGCTGCTGGACGAGGCGACCAGCGCGCTGGACTCGGAGAGCGAGATCCTGGTGCAGGAGGCCCTGTGGCGGCTGATGGAGGGCCGCACGGCGATCGTGGTGGCCCACCGGCTGAGCACGATCGTCCGCATGGACCGCCTGGTCGTGCTCGACCAGGGTCGCATCGTGGAACAGGGCACGCACGACGAACTGCTCCGCGAACAGGGCACCTACGCCCGCCTGTGGCACCACCAGTCGGGCGGGTTCCTCACCGAGGAGGAGGAAGAAGAACACCCCGTGGTGAGGACTGCGGAGCAGACGCCGGTCTAG
- a CDS encoding proteophosphoglycan 5 has product MGLVEVDLPDPLRMRGRWAAFAAVCAARGWGDNCHADGPVWHYDDGGGNWADLHHVGGGRAVLLGHDHEYSETYYANAAEYFEEDETDLLAGAPDWWSPPVRAVVDDGRWVGFAYGYEGGRWYRAEYDLDDGFESVDLPALDGRRCREAITEFARDALGLAGAEPDAAAIDALVAADGAVDEGLVAAVVGASGWDVTAGAAAARRFREADGR; this is encoded by the coding sequence ATGGGACTGGTCGAGGTGGACCTGCCCGACCCGCTGCGGATGCGTGGCCGGTGGGCCGCCTTCGCCGCTGTGTGCGCCGCGCGTGGCTGGGGCGACAACTGCCACGCGGACGGACCGGTGTGGCACTACGACGACGGCGGCGGCAACTGGGCGGACCTGCACCACGTCGGCGGTGGGCGGGCGGTGCTGCTCGGGCACGACCACGAGTACTCCGAGACCTACTACGCCAACGCCGCCGAGTACTTCGAGGAGGACGAGACCGACCTGCTCGCGGGCGCGCCGGACTGGTGGTCCCCGCCGGTTCGGGCGGTCGTCGACGACGGCCGCTGGGTGGGTTTCGCCTACGGCTACGAGGGCGGCCGGTGGTACCGCGCCGAGTACGACCTGGACGACGGCTTCGAGTCGGTCGACCTGCCGGCCCTGGACGGCCGGCGCTGCCGCGAGGCGATCACGGAGTTCGCGCGGGACGCACTCGGCCTCGCCGGGGCCGAGCCCGACGCGGCCGCGATCGACGCCCTCGTCGCGGCCGACGGTGCGGTGGACGAGGGACTGGTGGCGGCCGTCGTCGGGGCCTCGGGGTGGGACGTCACGGCCGGCGCGGCGGCGGCCCGCAGGTTCCGGGAAGCGGACGGCCGGTGA
- a CDS encoding GNAT family N-acetyltransferase, translating to MTGFAPLALTDLVRRWERGWRECRGWATPEQARGGLHSIQDQATRYREIIALHDDETTVRTLGEEAAAATRTTWVTVATTSPDEVAHTLRAAGLKPRDTPEYLMTRTLAAHPTRTPAVPYRVTTTTTGAVLKAEVHDGEAVAASGQASVVDGHAVPDKIETHPDHRRRGLGTVVMGTLVTEAAAVGAHTGILVASPDGQALYTSLGWITAATVVIATNV from the coding sequence ATGACCGGCTTCGCCCCGCTCGCCCTGACCGACCTCGTCCGCCGCTGGGAGCGCGGCTGGCGCGAGTGCCGGGGCTGGGCGACGCCCGAACAGGCCCGGGGCGGCCTGCACTCGATCCAGGACCAGGCCACCCGCTACCGCGAGATCATCGCACTCCACGACGACGAGACGACCGTCCGCACCCTCGGCGAGGAGGCCGCCGCGGCGACCAGGACGACCTGGGTCACCGTCGCCACCACCAGTCCGGACGAGGTCGCACACACCCTCCGCGCGGCGGGCCTGAAACCCCGCGACACCCCCGAGTACCTGATGACCCGCACCCTGGCCGCTCACCCGACCCGCACCCCCGCCGTCCCCTACCGGGTCACCACCACCACGACCGGCGCGGTGCTCAAGGCCGAGGTCCACGACGGCGAGGCGGTGGCGGCGAGCGGACAGGCCTCGGTGGTGGACGGCCACGCGGTGCCCGACAAGATCGAGACGCACCCGGACCACCGCCGCCGCGGCCTGGGCACGGTGGTCATGGGCACCCTGGTCACGGAGGCGGCCGCCGTGGGCGCCCACACCGGCATCCTCGTCGCCAGCCCGGACGGCCAAGCCCTCTACACCTCACTGGGATGGATCACGGCCGCCACGGTCGTCATCGCCACGAACGTCTAG